One Streptomyces sp. NBC_00554 DNA segment encodes these proteins:
- a CDS encoding D-ribitol-5-phosphate cytidylyltransferase, whose protein sequence is MSEHFAKPRTTAVILAGGTGQRVGLSIPKQLLKIAGKAVIEHTLTTFENADSIDDIIVLMAPGYVPDVEKIVAKAGFAKVTRIIEGGSTRNETTERAIAALGEGLAEGEDANVLFHDAVRPLLSERVIDDCVTALERYQAVDVAIPSADTIIVTRTHGEDGEFITEIPDRSRLRRGQTPQAFKLSTIRRAYEVAANDPNFQATDDCSVVLKYLPDVPIHVVAGDEYNMKVTQPVDVFIADKLFQLASTAAPEQADEAAYRELLTGKTLVVFGGSYGIGKDIAELAARFGAKTYALGRSTTGTHVENPEEVDDALSTAYAETGRIDYVINTAGVLRIGKLAETDNATIEEALKVNYLAPVQIARSSYKYLAETNGQLLLYTSSSYTRGRAEYSLYSSTKAAMVNLTQALSDEWAGDGIRVNCINPERTATPMRTKAFGQEPAGSLLSSEAVAQTSLDVLLSELTGHVIDVRQQDPTAGAGTASGFEAALAAVLDRQDGVA, encoded by the coding sequence GTGTCTGAGCACTTTGCCAAGCCCCGTACCACCGCAGTGATCCTTGCTGGTGGGACCGGACAGCGCGTGGGTCTGTCGATTCCGAAGCAGCTGCTGAAGATCGCCGGCAAGGCGGTCATCGAGCACACGCTGACCACCTTCGAGAACGCCGATTCGATCGACGACATCATCGTGCTGATGGCTCCGGGCTATGTGCCGGACGTGGAGAAGATCGTTGCGAAGGCGGGCTTCGCCAAGGTGACGAGGATCATCGAAGGCGGCTCGACGCGGAACGAGACCACCGAGCGTGCCATCGCGGCCCTCGGTGAGGGCCTGGCCGAGGGCGAGGACGCCAACGTCCTGTTCCACGACGCCGTGCGCCCGCTGCTCTCCGAGCGTGTCATCGACGACTGCGTCACCGCCCTGGAGCGCTACCAGGCCGTCGACGTCGCCATCCCGTCCGCGGACACGATCATCGTGACCCGCACGCACGGCGAGGACGGCGAGTTCATCACCGAGATCCCGGACCGCTCCCGGCTGCGCCGCGGCCAGACGCCCCAGGCGTTCAAGCTGTCCACGATCCGCCGGGCCTACGAGGTCGCCGCGAACGACCCGAACTTCCAGGCCACCGACGACTGCAGCGTCGTACTCAAGTACCTGCCGGACGTGCCGATCCACGTCGTCGCGGGCGACGAGTACAACATGAAGGTCACGCAGCCCGTCGACGTCTTCATCGCCGACAAGCTCTTCCAGCTCGCCTCCACCGCCGCGCCCGAGCAGGCCGACGAGGCCGCCTACCGGGAGCTGCTCACCGGCAAGACCCTGGTCGTCTTCGGCGGCTCGTACGGCATCGGCAAGGACATAGCCGAACTCGCCGCGCGCTTCGGCGCCAAGACGTACGCGCTGGGCCGCTCGACCACCGGCACGCACGTCGAGAACCCGGAGGAGGTCGACGACGCGCTGTCCACGGCGTACGCGGAGACCGGGCGCATCGACTACGTCATCAACACCGCGGGCGTGCTGCGCATCGGCAAGCTCGCCGAGACCGACAACGCGACCATCGAGGAAGCGCTGAAGGTCAACTACCTGGCCCCGGTGCAGATCGCCCGCTCCTCCTACAAGTACCTGGCCGAGACCAACGGCCAGCTGCTCCTCTACACGTCCAGCAGCTACACCCGCGGGCGTGCCGAGTACAGCCTCTACTCCTCGACCAAGGCCGCCATGGTCAACCTGACCCAGGCGCTGTCCGACGAGTGGGCCGGCGACGGCATCCGCGTCAACTGCATCAACCCCGAGCGCACCGCGACCCCGATGCGGACCAAGGCGTTCGGCCAGGAGCCCGCGGGTTCGCTGCTCTCGTCCGAGGCCGTCGCGCAGACCTCGCTCGACGTGCTGCTCTCCGAGCTCACCGGGCACGTGATCGACGTCCGTCAGCAGGACCCGACGGCCGGTGCCGGAACGGCCTCCGGTTTCGAGGCGGCCCTGGCCGCCGTCCTGGACCGCCAGGACGGCGTGGCATAA
- the rplU gene encoding 50S ribosomal protein L21, which yields MYAIVRSGGRQHKVAVGDIVEVDKISTAKVGDTVELSTLLVVDGEAVTSDPWVLAGIKVQAEIVDHHKGVKIDILRYKNKTGYRRRQGHRQQYTAIKVTEIPAAAK from the coding sequence GTGTACGCCATCGTGCGCAGCGGTGGTCGCCAGCACAAGGTTGCTGTAGGCGACATCGTTGAGGTTGACAAGATTTCCACTGCCAAGGTTGGCGACACCGTAGAGCTCTCTACGCTGCTCGTTGTCGACGGCGAAGCCGTGACCAGCGACCCGTGGGTCCTGGCTGGGATCAAGGTCCAGGCCGAGATCGTGGACCACCACAAGGGCGTCAAGATCGACATCCTTCGGTACAAGAACAAGACCGGTTACCGCCGTCGTCAGGGCCACCGCCAGCAGTACACGGCGATCAAGGTCACTGAGATCCCCGCGGCTGCGAAGTAA
- the rfbC gene encoding dTDP-4-dehydrorhamnose 3,5-epimerase: MKPLSIEGAWVYEPNVFPDERGSFHEWFGGADFRASTGHDLSLAQANCSVSRRGTLRGIHFADVPPSQAKYVKCVRGAVLDAIVDIRVGSPTYGQWELVRLDDETHASVYLSEGLGHAFLALTDDATVVYLCSEGYAPQREHGIHPLDPELGIEWPADVEPLLSDKDAAAPTLADAAAQGLLPRYEDCIAYRADLDKR, translated from the coding sequence ATGAAACCCCTCTCTATCGAAGGCGCCTGGGTCTACGAGCCCAACGTCTTTCCGGACGAGCGCGGTAGCTTCCACGAGTGGTTCGGCGGAGCGGATTTCCGGGCGAGCACCGGGCACGACCTGTCCCTGGCCCAGGCCAACTGCTCGGTCTCCCGCCGCGGCACCCTGCGCGGTATCCACTTCGCCGACGTGCCGCCGAGCCAGGCCAAGTACGTGAAGTGCGTACGCGGCGCGGTGCTCGACGCCATCGTCGACATCCGGGTCGGCTCCCCCACCTACGGGCAGTGGGAACTGGTCCGGCTCGACGACGAGACACACGCCTCGGTCTACCTGTCCGAAGGTCTCGGCCACGCCTTCCTGGCGCTGACCGACGACGCGACGGTCGTCTACCTCTGTTCCGAGGGCTACGCACCGCAGCGGGAGCACGGCATCCATCCCCTCGATCCCGAGCTGGGCATCGAATGGCCGGCGGACGTGGAGCCGTTGCTGTCGGACAAGGATGCCGCTGCTCCGACGCTCGCGGACGCGGCGGCTCAGGGACTGCTCCCCAGATACGAGGACTGCATCGCTTATCGTGCGGACCTTGACAAGCGCTGA
- the obgE gene encoding GTPase ObgE has product MTTFVDRVELHVAAGSGGHGCASVHREKFKPLGGPDGGNGGQGGDVILVVDQAVTTLLDYHHSPHRKATSGKPGEGGNRSGKDGQDLILPVPDGTVVQDKAGNVLADLVGQGTTYVAAEGGRGGLGNAALSSARRKAPGFALLGVPGGLQDIVLELKTVADVALVGYPSAGKSSLISVLSAAKPKIADYPFTTLVPNLGVVTAGSTVYTIADVPGLIPGASQGKGLGLEFLRHVERCSVLVHVLDTATLESERDPVSDLDIIEEELKQYGGLGDRPRMVVLNKIDVPDGKDLAEMVRPELESRGYRVFEVSAVAHMGLKELSYALAEVVAQGRAAKPTEEATRIVIRPKAVDDAGFTVAREEDGLYRVRGEKPERWVRQTDFSNDEAVGYLADRLSRLGVETELMKAGARSGDGVAIGPEENAVVFDWEPTVMAGAEMLGRRGEDHRLDEPRPATQRRRDKQAERDEAEKEYDDFEPF; this is encoded by the coding sequence ATGACCACCTTCGTGGACCGCGTCGAGCTGCATGTCGCCGCGGGTAGCGGAGGTCACGGCTGTGCCTCCGTACACCGGGAGAAGTTCAAGCCGCTCGGCGGCCCGGACGGCGGCAACGGCGGCCAGGGCGGTGACGTGATCCTCGTCGTCGACCAGGCCGTGACCACGCTGCTCGACTACCACCACTCCCCGCACCGCAAGGCGACCAGCGGCAAGCCCGGCGAGGGCGGCAACCGCTCCGGCAAGGACGGGCAGGACCTGATCCTGCCGGTGCCGGACGGCACGGTGGTGCAGGACAAGGCGGGCAACGTCCTCGCGGACCTGGTCGGCCAGGGCACGACGTACGTCGCCGCGGAGGGCGGCCGCGGTGGCCTCGGCAACGCGGCGCTGTCCTCGGCCCGCCGCAAGGCGCCCGGCTTCGCGCTGCTCGGTGTGCCCGGTGGCCTCCAGGACATCGTCCTTGAGCTGAAGACCGTCGCGGACGTGGCACTCGTCGGCTACCCGAGCGCGGGCAAGTCCTCGCTGATCTCGGTGCTGAGCGCCGCCAAGCCGAAGATCGCGGACTACCCCTTCACGACCCTGGTCCCCAACCTCGGTGTGGTCACGGCCGGTTCGACGGTCTACACGATCGCCGACGTGCCCGGGCTCATCCCCGGCGCCAGCCAGGGCAAGGGGCTCGGCCTGGAGTTCCTGCGCCACGTCGAGCGGTGCAGCGTGCTGGTGCACGTCCTGGACACCGCGACCCTGGAGTCCGAGCGCGACCCCGTCTCCGACCTCGACATCATCGAGGAGGAGCTGAAGCAGTACGGCGGTCTCGGCGACCGGCCGCGCATGGTCGTCCTCAACAAGATCGACGTACCGGACGGCAAGGACCTCGCCGAGATGGTGCGGCCCGAGCTGGAGTCGCGCGGCTACCGCGTCTTCGAAGTGTCCGCGGTCGCGCACATGGGCCTCAAGGAGCTGTCCTACGCGCTCGCCGAGGTGGTCGCGCAGGGACGCGCCGCCAAGCCGACGGAGGAGGCGACCCGCATCGTCATCCGCCCGAAGGCCGTCGACGACGCCGGCTTCACCGTGGCCCGCGAGGAGGACGGCCTCTACCGCGTCCGCGGCGAGAAGCCCGAACGCTGGGTCCGCCAGACCGACTTCAGCAACGACGAGGCCGTCGGCTATCTCGCCGACCGCCTCAGCCGTCTCGGTGTCGAGACGGAGCTGATGAAGGCGGGCGCCCGCTCGGGCGACGGCGTCGCCATCGGCCCCGAGGAGAACGCGGTCGTCTTCGACTGGGAGCCCACGGTCATGGCCGGTGCGGAGATGCTCGGCCGCCGTGGCGAGGACCACCGGCTGGACGAACCGCGTCCCGCCACCCAGCGTCGCCGTGACAAGCAGGCGGAGCGGGACGAGGCCGAGAAGGAGTACGACGACTTCGAGCCCTTCTAG
- the rfbD gene encoding dTDP-4-dehydrorhamnose reductase, with translation MSDTRNWLVTGAGGMLAQDVLARLAGAGIPAVAVARADLDITDPAAVQAVLSEHRPAVVVNCAAWTAVDDAETREDDALRINGDGPRHLAEACRELDAVLLHVSTDYVFPGDAEKPYAEDAPTGPRSAYGRTKLVGEQAVLATLPDSGFVVRTAWLYGAGGGNFVRTMIKLEAVKDTLDVVDDQRGQPTWTVDLADRLVLLGQAALAGTAPAGVYHGTSSGETTWFGFTQEIFRLLGADAARVRPTTSAAFARPAPRPAYSVLGHDRWQQAGIEPIRDWSEGLSSAMPVLVAELQEGNP, from the coding sequence GTGAGTGACACCCGGAACTGGCTGGTGACCGGTGCGGGCGGGATGCTCGCGCAGGATGTCCTGGCCCGGCTCGCCGGCGCCGGCATCCCGGCGGTCGCGGTCGCCCGCGCCGACCTGGACATCACCGACCCCGCCGCCGTACAGGCCGTTCTCTCCGAGCACCGCCCGGCCGTCGTGGTCAACTGCGCCGCCTGGACGGCCGTGGACGACGCGGAGACCCGCGAGGACGACGCCCTGCGGATCAACGGTGACGGCCCCCGCCACCTGGCCGAGGCGTGCCGCGAGCTGGACGCCGTACTCCTGCACGTCTCCACGGACTACGTCTTCCCCGGCGACGCCGAGAAGCCGTACGCGGAGGACGCCCCGACCGGCCCGCGCAGCGCGTACGGCCGCACGAAGCTGGTCGGTGAGCAGGCGGTCCTCGCGACGCTTCCCGACAGCGGCTTCGTGGTCCGTACGGCATGGCTGTACGGCGCGGGCGGCGGCAACTTCGTCCGCACGATGATCAAGCTGGAAGCCGTCAAGGACACCCTGGACGTCGTCGACGACCAGCGAGGTCAGCCCACCTGGACGGTGGATCTGGCCGACCGGCTGGTCCTGCTGGGCCAGGCCGCGCTGGCCGGCACCGCTCCGGCCGGCGTGTATCACGGCACCAGTAGTGGCGAGACCACCTGGTTCGGTTTCACGCAGGAGATCTTCCGGCTGCTCGGCGCCGATGCGGCGCGGGTCCGGCCGACCACCAGCGCGGCGTTCGCCCGCCCCGCGCCCCGGCCCGCGTACAGCGTGCTGGGTCACGATCGTTGGCAGCAGGCCGGCATCGAACCGATACGTGACTGGTCCGAAGGACTCAGCTCCGCGATGCCCGTGCTGGTCGCAGAGCTTCAGGAGGGGAATCCATGA
- a CDS encoding class I SAM-dependent methyltransferase: MDRHGILRQLHKVYRPRNYLEIGVNDGRSLTLSRVPTVAIDPAFKVTSELSCDVHLVKATSDAFFERKDPLIHLRNGRNPFRALARRDVLNLLGGEPRLDLSFIDGMHLFEFALRDFMNVERHSRWSSVIVLDDMLPRDVDEAARDRHTGMWTGDVFKVAQVLRRFRPDLVVVELDTVPTGVVAIFGADPTSTVLKDNYDKIMEEYRRDDPQVVPEEVLLRKNAIQGEALLGADFWPALVRARNLRRPRSAFAPIRRSIEAVAG, encoded by the coding sequence GTGGATCGGCACGGAATTCTTCGCCAGCTGCACAAGGTTTACCGACCCCGCAACTATCTTGAGATCGGAGTCAATGACGGCCGCAGCCTGACGCTGTCTCGAGTCCCCACGGTCGCCATCGACCCGGCATTCAAGGTGACGTCGGAGCTCAGCTGTGACGTGCACCTGGTCAAGGCGACGAGCGATGCCTTCTTCGAGCGGAAGGACCCGCTGATCCACCTGCGGAACGGGCGCAACCCGTTCCGCGCTCTCGCCCGCCGCGATGTGCTGAACCTCCTCGGCGGTGAGCCGCGGCTCGACCTGTCGTTCATCGACGGCATGCACCTCTTCGAGTTCGCACTGCGGGACTTCATGAACGTCGAGCGGCACTCGCGCTGGTCGAGCGTGATCGTGCTGGACGACATGCTGCCGCGCGACGTCGACGAGGCGGCCCGCGACCGGCACACCGGGATGTGGACCGGCGACGTGTTCAAGGTGGCGCAGGTACTGCGGCGCTTCCGCCCCGATCTTGTGGTGGTGGAACTCGACACGGTTCCGACCGGTGTCGTCGCGATCTTCGGGGCGGACCCGACCAGCACCGTGCTGAAGGACAACTACGACAAGATCATGGAGGAGTACCGCAGGGACGACCCGCAGGTCGTCCCGGAGGAAGTCCTGCTGCGCAAGAACGCCATCCAGGGCGAGGCCCTGCTCGGGGCGGACTTCTGGCCGGCCCTGGTCAGGGCCCGCAATCTGCGTCGCCCTCGCTCGGCGTTCGCGCCCATCCGCCGCAGCATCGAAGCGGTTGCCGGCTGA
- the rfbB gene encoding dTDP-glucose 4,6-dehydratase: MTTPSSPARPTRILVTGGAGFIGSHYVRTLLGPQGPGDVSITVLDKLTYAGNPANLDEVREHPGFAFVQGDICDPELVGKLMAEHDEVVHFAAESHVDRSIDGGAEFVRTNVVGTHTLIDAAHRAGIKTFVHISTDEVYGSIDEGSWPETHPLEPNSPYSSAKASSDLIALSYHRTHGLDVRVTRCSNNYGHHHFPEKVIPLFVTNLLDGKKVPLYGDGGNVRDWLHIDDHVQGIDLVRTKGRAGEVYNIGGGTELSNKELTGLLLEACGADWETSVEYVEDRKGHDRRYSVDCTKIREELGYVPRKTFEQGLAETVQWYRENRAWWEPLKERAAL; encoded by the coding sequence ATGACGACGCCTTCTTCTCCCGCCCGCCCGACCCGGATTCTGGTGACCGGCGGCGCCGGTTTCATCGGCTCCCACTACGTCCGTACGCTGCTCGGCCCCCAGGGTCCCGGTGATGTCTCGATCACCGTCCTGGACAAGCTGACGTACGCGGGCAACCCGGCCAACCTCGACGAGGTGCGCGAGCACCCCGGATTCGCCTTCGTGCAGGGCGACATCTGCGACCCCGAGCTGGTCGGCAAGCTGATGGCCGAGCACGACGAGGTCGTGCACTTCGCCGCCGAGTCGCACGTCGACCGCTCCATCGACGGCGGCGCCGAGTTCGTCCGTACGAACGTGGTGGGTACCCACACGCTCATCGACGCGGCGCACCGGGCGGGCATCAAGACCTTCGTGCACATCTCCACCGACGAGGTCTACGGCTCGATCGACGAGGGCTCCTGGCCGGAGACCCACCCGCTTGAGCCCAACTCGCCCTACTCCTCGGCGAAGGCCTCCAGCGACCTGATCGCGCTGTCCTACCACCGCACCCACGGCCTGGACGTCCGCGTCACCCGCTGCTCGAACAACTACGGGCACCACCACTTCCCCGAGAAGGTCATCCCGCTCTTCGTCACCAACCTCCTCGACGGCAAGAAGGTCCCGCTGTACGGCGACGGCGGCAACGTCCGCGACTGGCTGCACATCGACGACCACGTGCAGGGCATCGACCTGGTCCGCACCAAGGGCCGCGCGGGCGAGGTCTACAACATCGGCGGCGGTACGGAGCTCAGCAACAAGGAGCTGACCGGGCTGCTGCTCGAGGCGTGCGGCGCCGACTGGGAGACCAGCGTCGAGTACGTCGAGGACCGCAAGGGCCACGACCGCCGCTACTCGGTCGACTGCACCAAGATCCGCGAGGAGCTGGGCTACGTCCCGCGCAAGACCTTCGAGCAGGGTCTCGCGGAGACGGTCCAGTGGTACCGCGAGAACCGCGCGTGGTGGGAACCGCTGAAGGAGCGCGCGGCCCTGTGA
- a CDS encoding glycosyltransferase family 2 protein, which translates to MTVKVSIVIPVYNAGEYIERPISSILKQTLPQEEIEVIFVDDGSTDDSAERLQSVAEKTENFRVLSMPNSGWPGRPRNVGVASALGEYVHFLDQDDGLGPKALEVMYDRALKNNSDIVVGKVKGNMRGPIRLFRESVERTGPEFAELYETLTPHKMFRRQFLLDNDITFQEGRCRLEDQMFLAKAFPLAKSITIVGDVVCYDWSKRDDGSNNSKGRTEPAEYYPWLAKTAQIVKANTTPGPARDAFLTRNYRVEVLRNTATTGFLNGDPHSMGHYEAARKVVVEEYSDSVREGLPPLWRFRAELLEADRVEDLRKVAKRYRDAVSEVEFSGPVRWRKGALVAPFRARLRYEDGATVKVRKLADGYGLDLALVHGIDGGPDWTFKDIENRAAIDFQLRQRNKSQAWFPEVESKVTVTADGTVEIQGTLRIDPDTAACGGRLPKGLYDVHVNVQLLGIDRMARVEGGPVSELLPCGGARSQRQNIQAAPYWTRDGRLALDIGGNMHKVPDKSAGSQTAWRRVAKKVKRVLAS; encoded by the coding sequence ATGACCGTGAAGGTCAGCATCGTCATCCCGGTCTACAACGCGGGGGAGTACATCGAGCGCCCGATCAGCTCGATCCTGAAGCAGACGCTGCCGCAGGAAGAGATCGAGGTGATCTTCGTCGACGACGGGTCGACCGATGACTCCGCGGAGCGGCTCCAGTCGGTGGCCGAAAAGACTGAGAACTTCCGGGTGCTCTCCATGCCGAACTCGGGCTGGCCCGGGCGCCCCCGTAACGTCGGTGTCGCCAGCGCACTCGGCGAGTACGTGCATTTCCTCGACCAGGACGACGGCTTGGGCCCGAAGGCGCTGGAGGTCATGTACGACCGGGCGCTGAAGAACAATTCCGACATCGTCGTCGGCAAGGTGAAGGGGAACATGCGTGGCCCCATTCGCCTTTTCCGCGAGTCGGTCGAACGCACCGGTCCGGAGTTCGCCGAGCTGTACGAGACGCTGACTCCGCACAAGATGTTCCGGCGTCAGTTCCTGCTCGACAACGACATCACCTTCCAGGAAGGGCGCTGCCGTCTCGAGGACCAGATGTTCCTGGCGAAGGCCTTTCCGCTCGCCAAGAGCATCACGATCGTCGGCGATGTCGTGTGCTACGACTGGAGCAAGCGCGACGACGGCAGTAACAACAGCAAGGGCCGTACCGAGCCGGCGGAGTACTACCCGTGGCTTGCCAAGACCGCGCAGATCGTCAAGGCCAACACGACTCCCGGACCGGCGCGCGACGCCTTCCTGACGCGTAACTACCGGGTCGAAGTCCTGCGGAACACCGCCACGACGGGTTTCCTGAACGGCGATCCCCACAGCATGGGGCACTACGAGGCGGCCCGGAAGGTAGTCGTCGAGGAGTACTCGGACTCCGTCCGTGAGGGGCTGCCGCCGCTCTGGCGGTTCCGCGCCGAACTGCTCGAGGCCGACCGGGTCGAGGACCTGCGCAAGGTGGCCAAGCGTTACCGCGACGCCGTCAGCGAGGTCGAGTTCAGCGGACCCGTGCGCTGGCGGAAGGGCGCCCTTGTGGCGCCGTTCCGTGCCCGGCTGCGGTACGAGGACGGTGCCACGGTGAAGGTCAGGAAGCTGGCCGACGGCTACGGCCTCGACCTCGCCCTGGTCCACGGGATCGACGGCGGACCCGACTGGACCTTCAAGGACATCGAGAACCGTGCGGCCATCGATTTCCAGCTGCGACAGCGCAACAAGTCGCAGGCCTGGTTCCCCGAAGTCGAGTCCAAGGTGACTGTCACCGCTGACGGGACCGTGGAGATCCAGGGAACCCTCCGCATCGACCCCGACACCGCCGCGTGCGGCGGTCGGCTCCCCAAGGGCCTCTACGACGTTCACGTCAACGTCCAGCTGCTCGGGATCGACCGGATGGCCCGTGTCGAGGGCGGCCCGGTGAGTGAACTGCTGCCCTGCGGCGGTGCGCGCTCGCAGCGCCAGAACATCCAGGCCGCCCCCTACTGGACCCGGGACGGGCGGCTGGCTCTGGACATCGGCGGAAACATGCACAAGGTGCCGGACAAGTCGGCCGGATCCCAGACCGCTTGGCGCAGAGTCGCCAAGAAGGTCAAACGAGTTCTCGCATCCTGA
- the rpmA gene encoding 50S ribosomal protein L27 gives MAHKKGASSTRNGRDSNAQRLGVKRFGGQVVNAGEILVRQRGTHFHPGNGVGRGKDDTLFALDAGAVEFGTHRGRKVVNIVPVA, from the coding sequence ATGGCACACAAGAAGGGCGCATCGTCCACTCGGAACGGTCGCGACTCCAATGCTCAGCGGCTCGGCGTGAAGCGCTTCGGCGGTCAGGTCGTCAACGCCGGTGAGATTCTGGTCCGCCAGCGCGGCACCCACTTCCACCCGGGCAACGGCGTCGGCCGTGGCAAGGACGACACGCTGTTCGCCCTTGACGCCGGTGCGGTGGAGTTCGGTACCCACCGTGGCCGCAAGGTCGTGAACATCGTTCCGGTCGCCTGA
- the proB gene encoding glutamate 5-kinase — protein MAGARQAVAQAHRIVVKVGSSSLTSAAGGLDADRVDALVDVLAKCRSGGEKEVVLVSSGAIAAGLAPLGLRRRPRDLARQQAAASVGQGLLVARYAASCARHGIRVGQVLLTSDDTSRRAHHRNASRTLDKLLAMGALPVVNENDTVATDEIRFGDNDRLAALVAHLVRADLLVLLSDVDGVYDGDPGKPGTSRIAEVRGPSDLDGIDMGSAGKAGVGTGGMVTKVEAARIATGAGIPVVVTSAVHAADALAGRDTGTYFHPTGRRSTDRLLWLQHASTPQGALTLDDGAVRAVVERRMSLLPAGIASVEGEFTAGDPVELRDSTGRAVARGIVNFDAKEIPQLIGRSTRELARELGPEYEREVVHRDALVLLHL, from the coding sequence GTGGCAGGGGCAAGGCAGGCCGTGGCACAGGCGCACAGGATCGTCGTCAAGGTGGGTTCCTCCTCGCTGACCAGCGCCGCGGGCGGCCTCGACGCGGACCGGGTCGACGCCCTCGTCGACGTACTCGCCAAGTGCCGCAGCGGCGGCGAGAAGGAAGTCGTCCTCGTCTCCTCCGGCGCCATCGCCGCCGGTCTCGCCCCCCTCGGACTGCGCCGCCGCCCCAGGGACCTCGCCCGGCAGCAGGCCGCGGCCAGCGTCGGCCAGGGCCTCCTGGTCGCCCGCTACGCCGCCTCCTGCGCCCGCCACGGCATCCGCGTCGGACAGGTGCTCCTCACCTCCGACGACACCAGCCGCCGCGCCCACCACCGCAACGCCTCCCGCACCCTCGACAAGCTCCTCGCGATGGGCGCCCTGCCGGTCGTCAACGAGAACGACACGGTCGCCACGGACGAGATCCGCTTCGGCGACAACGACCGTCTCGCCGCGCTCGTCGCCCATCTCGTACGAGCCGATCTGCTCGTCCTGCTCTCCGACGTGGACGGCGTGTACGACGGCGACCCCGGCAAACCCGGTACGTCGCGGATCGCGGAAGTACGTGGGCCGTCCGATCTCGACGGCATCGACATGGGCAGCGCGGGCAAGGCCGGCGTGGGCACCGGCGGCATGGTCACCAAGGTCGAGGCGGCCCGGATCGCGACCGGCGCGGGCATCCCGGTCGTGGTGACGAGCGCCGTCCACGCCGCCGACGCGCTCGCGGGGCGCGACACGGGCACGTACTTCCACCCCACGGGCCGGCGCTCCACCGACCGGCTGCTGTGGCTGCAGCACGCCTCCACGCCGCAGGGCGCGCTCACCCTGGACGACGGGGCCGTGCGCGCGGTCGTCGAGCGGCGCATGTCGCTGCTGCCTGCGGGTATCGCGTCCGTCGAGGGCGAGTTCACCGCCGGTGACCCCGTCGAACTGCGCGACAGCACGGGCCGGGCGGTCGCGCGGGGGATCGTGAACTTCGACGCCAAGGAGATCCCCCAGCTCATCGGACGCTCGACCAGGGAACTGGCGCGCGAACTGGGGCCCGAGTACGAACGCGAAGTCGTACACAGGGACGCTCTCGTGCTGCTGCACCTGTAG
- a CDS encoding glucose-1-phosphate thymidylyltransferase, with product MKALVLSGGAGTRLRPITHTSAKQLVPVANKPVLFYGLEAIAEAGVTEVGIVVGDTADEIREAVGDGSQFGIKVTYIPQDAPLGLAHAVLIAQDFLGDDDFVMYLGDNFIVGGITGLVEEFRADRPDAQILLTRVPNPTSFGVAELDDKGLVVGLEEKPKKPKSDLALVGVYLFTAAIHEAVRSIEPSWRGELEITHAIQWLIDEKRDVRSTTISGYWKDTGNVTDMLEVNRSVLETVDPVNEGTVDEDSEIIGRVRIEAGARVSGSRIVGPAIIGAGTVVSDAYIGPFTSVSEDCRIEDSEIEYSIVLRGSSVTGVRRVEASLIGRDVEVTPAPRNPAAHRLVLGDHSKVQISS from the coding sequence GTGAAGGCTCTCGTGCTCTCCGGGGGAGCGGGCACCCGCCTCCGCCCGATCACGCACACCTCGGCCAAGCAGTTGGTGCCGGTAGCCAACAAGCCTGTGCTGTTCTACGGCCTGGAGGCGATCGCCGAAGCCGGGGTCACCGAGGTCGGGATCGTCGTCGGGGACACCGCCGACGAGATCCGCGAGGCGGTGGGTGACGGTTCCCAGTTCGGAATCAAGGTCACCTACATCCCGCAGGACGCGCCGCTCGGGCTCGCACATGCGGTGCTCATCGCCCAGGACTTCCTCGGCGACGACGACTTCGTCATGTACCTCGGCGACAACTTCATCGTCGGTGGCATCACCGGCCTGGTGGAGGAGTTCCGGGCCGACCGGCCCGACGCGCAGATCCTGCTGACCAGGGTTCCCAACCCCACCTCCTTCGGCGTCGCGGAACTCGACGACAAGGGCCTGGTGGTGGGCCTGGAGGAGAAGCCGAAGAAGCCCAAGAGCGATCTGGCGCTCGTCGGCGTCTACCTCTTCACCGCGGCCATACACGAGGCCGTCCGCTCCATCGAGCCCTCCTGGCGCGGCGAACTGGAGATCACGCACGCCATCCAGTGGCTGATCGACGAGAAGCGTGACGTCCGCTCCACCACGATCTCCGGCTACTGGAAGGACACCGGCAACGTCACCGACATGCTGGAGGTCAACCGGTCCGTCCTGGAGACCGTGGACCCGGTGAACGAGGGCACGGTGGACGAGGACAGCGAGATCATCGGCAGGGTGCGCATCGAGGCGGGTGCCCGTGTCAGCGGCAGCCGGATCGTCGGACCCGCGATCATCGGCGCCGGCACAGTGGTGAGCGACGCGTACATCGGTCCGTTCACCTCCGTCTCCGAGGACTGCCGGATCGAGGACAGCGAGATCGAGTACTCCATCGTGCTGCGCGGCTCCTCCGTGACCGGCGTGCGCCGGGTGGAGGCCTCGCTGATCGGCCGCGATGTCGAAGTCACTCCCGCCCCCCGCAACCCCGCAGCCCACCGGCTCGTGCTCGGTGATCACAGCAAGGTGCAGATCTCTTCATGA